One stretch of Halapricum desulfuricans DNA includes these proteins:
- a CDS encoding ABC transporter permease — translation MSTETSDTEVARASNTFLSDVWTNFMRWNINAVRNPFVVVSSLLQPIIFLFLFTQVFGNVAGEALSGPISYETYLVPAIVVQIALIVASSSGIGLVDDIESGVFQKTLVTPMSRTAVFVGKTLSELIRIVVQVVIVLGLGVLLGAEITSGLGGALAIVGVAVLFSLWFLAFSNVVALLTRDQESTIIAANMIQLPLLFVSSAFLPVDSMPEWVQVVATYNPITYGVDAARAIMLDADVMTVWNVTAFDGIWNTLVPALGVLLVLDLVFGAAAVYTITRATSADVK, via the coding sequence ATGAGTACCGAGACGAGCGACACCGAGGTCGCTCGAGCCTCGAACACGTTCCTCAGTGACGTCTGGACGAACTTCATGCGGTGGAACATCAACGCCGTTCGCAATCCCTTCGTCGTGGTCTCCTCGCTGTTGCAGCCGATCATCTTCCTGTTTCTGTTCACGCAGGTGTTCGGCAACGTCGCTGGCGAGGCCCTGTCGGGCCCGATCAGCTACGAGACCTACCTCGTGCCGGCGATCGTCGTCCAGATCGCGCTGATCGTCGCCTCCTCGTCCGGGATCGGGCTGGTCGACGACATCGAGAGCGGCGTCTTCCAGAAGACGCTGGTCACGCCGATGAGCCGGACCGCGGTCTTCGTGGGCAAGACCCTCTCGGAGCTGATCCGGATCGTCGTCCAGGTCGTGATCGTGCTCGGGCTGGGCGTGCTCCTCGGCGCGGAGATCACGTCCGGACTGGGCGGCGCGCTGGCGATCGTCGGCGTCGCGGTCCTGTTCTCGCTGTGGTTTCTGGCGTTTTCGAACGTCGTCGCGCTGCTCACCCGCGATCAGGAGTCGACGATCATCGCCGCGAACATGATCCAGTTGCCGCTGCTTTTCGTCTCCAGTGCCTTCCTGCCGGTGGACTCGATGCCCGAGTGGGTGCAGGTCGTCGCGACCTACAACCCGATCACGTACGGCGTCGACGCCGCGCGTGCGATCATGCTTGACGCCGACGTCATGACTGTCTGGAATGTCACCGCCTTCGATGGGATCTGGAACACGCTCGTTCCCGCTCTCGGCGTGCTGCTCGTGCTCGATCTGGTCTTCGGCGCCGCAGCCGTGTACACGATCACTCGCGCGACGAGCGCGGACGTGAAGTAG
- a CDS encoding VanZ family protein — translation MSVRVPLLPTPIRWAAVLVVAGVVFYGSILAIPPETALDRARLAIVPLDKWRHFLAYGALAYALAYATADWERRAGRLAALVVAATVLYGIGIELGQSLTPDRHFSVLDAYADVFGAALVLPWYLLSRRLEFVPLRQYTSRETE, via the coding sequence ATGTCAGTTCGCGTTCCGCTGTTGCCGACACCGATCCGGTGGGCGGCCGTCCTCGTCGTGGCCGGGGTCGTCTTCTACGGGTCGATTCTCGCGATCCCGCCCGAGACGGCGCTCGACCGGGCACGACTCGCGATCGTCCCGCTGGACAAGTGGCGCCACTTCCTCGCGTACGGCGCGCTCGCGTATGCGCTGGCATACGCGACCGCCGACTGGGAGCGACGCGCCGGCCGGCTGGCCGCTCTGGTCGTCGCCGCGACGGTGCTGTACGGCATCGGCATCGAGCTCGGCCAGTCGCTGACGCCGGATCGGCACTTTTCGGTGCTCGACGCCTACGCCGACGTGTTCGGCGCGGCGCTCGTGTTGCCGTGGTATCTGTTGAGTCGTCGGCTCGAGTTCGTTCCGCTCCGGCAATACACGAGCCGCGAGACAGAGTAG
- the glmM gene encoding phosphoglucosamine mutase: MFGTSGVRGPVGETITAELALSVGRALALDCERVVVGRDPRESGELLTDALAAGLRESGTDVIDLGVAATPTIARAVAWLDADAGVAITASHNPATDNGIKLWQPSGQAFDDAMQATIADRVEAGETDLRPWDDLGTIETADLRRRHVDAITDAVEIDDPPSVVVDLGNGAGAVSVEALQALGCDVQTLNARPDGSFPGRPSEPTAENCDALTRLLEASDADLGIAHDGDADRMRAVTGDGEFVSGDVLLALLAREAAEPGQRVAVPVDTSMAVDDHLAEIDVSVTRTRVGDVYVAERVTEPGVAFGGEPSGAWIWPEATLCPDGPLAAAKLAALAAERPLEARVADVDTYPIRRESIEVAQKRAVMDRVEATVTESYDDVTTLDGVRVSFDDGWFLIRASGTQPLVRVTAEARDVEQARAYLSSATSLVGNAGDETTGEKSRR; the protein is encoded by the coding sequence ATGTTCGGAACGAGTGGCGTCCGTGGGCCCGTCGGCGAGACAATCACCGCGGAGCTGGCGCTGTCGGTCGGTCGGGCTCTGGCACTGGACTGCGAGCGAGTCGTCGTCGGGCGCGACCCGCGCGAGAGCGGGGAACTGCTGACCGATGCGCTCGCTGCGGGGCTTCGAGAGTCGGGGACAGACGTGATCGACCTCGGCGTGGCCGCGACGCCGACGATCGCCCGCGCGGTCGCATGGCTGGACGCCGACGCCGGCGTCGCAATTACCGCCAGCCACAACCCCGCCACCGACAACGGAATCAAGCTCTGGCAGCCCTCGGGCCAGGCGTTCGACGACGCCATGCAGGCGACGATCGCCGACCGCGTCGAGGCCGGCGAGACGGACCTGCGCCCGTGGGACGACCTCGGGACGATCGAGACGGCCGACCTGCGACGGCGACACGTCGACGCGATCACCGACGCCGTCGAGATCGACGATCCGCCGTCGGTCGTGGTGGACCTGGGCAACGGGGCCGGCGCGGTCAGCGTCGAGGCGCTACAGGCGCTTGGCTGTGACGTCCAGACGCTCAACGCCCGGCCCGACGGCTCGTTCCCGGGCCGCCCGAGCGAGCCGACCGCCGAGAACTGCGACGCCCTGACTCGACTCCTCGAGGCGAGCGACGCCGACCTCGGGATCGCACACGACGGCGACGCCGACCGGATGCGGGCGGTGACCGGCGACGGCGAGTTCGTTTCCGGCGACGTGCTCTTGGCGCTGCTCGCCCGCGAGGCGGCGGAGCCGGGACAGCGCGTCGCCGTCCCCGTCGACACGAGCATGGCCGTCGACGACCACCTGGCCGAGATCGACGTCTCGGTCACGCGAACGCGAGTCGGCGACGTCTACGTCGCCGAACGGGTCACCGAACCCGGGGTGGCCTTCGGCGGCGAACCGTCGGGCGCGTGGATCTGGCCGGAGGCGACGCTGTGTCCCGACGGGCCGCTGGCGGCCGCGAAACTCGCCGCGCTGGCCGCCGAGCGCCCGCTCGAGGCGCGCGTCGCTGACGTCGATACCTACCCGATCAGACGCGAGAGCATCGAGGTCGCACAGAAGCGCGCAGTGATGGATCGCGTCGAAGCGACCGTCACGGAATCATACGACGACGTGACGACGCTCGACGGCGTTCGGGTCTCGTTCGACGACGGGTGGTTTCTGATCAGGGCCAGCGGCACGCAGCCGCTCGTCCGGGTGACCGCGGAGGCCCGTGACGTCGAGCAGGCCCGGGCGTATCTCTCGAGTGCGACCTCGCTGGTCGGGAATGCCGGCGACGAGACGACAGGCGAAAAGAGCCGCAGGTGA
- a CDS encoding DUF7563 family protein, with the protein MPECQNCGSFVTAAYARVFTPNGVENPRVCPQCEDKIRDGADVREARSTRRG; encoded by the coding sequence ATGCCGGAATGCCAGAACTGTGGCTCATTTGTAACGGCAGCCTACGCGCGTGTTTTCACGCCGAACGGGGTAGAAAATCCGAGAGTGTGCCCGCAATGTGAGGACAAGATCCGTGACGGTGCGGACGTTCGCGAAGCACGCTCGACACGTCGTGGATAA